The segment GATATTCAGCTTTTTAATGATCGCCCTGTATCTTTCGATGTCGCGATCCTTCAGGTAATCCAGTAGATCTCTTCTCTTACCTACCAACCTGATCAGCGAGCGCTGCGTGCCATAATCCTTCTTATTCTCTTTCAAATGATTGGTCAGATGATCGATACGTGTTGTGAACATCGCGATCTGTGCCTCTGATGAACCGGTATCCTTTTCAGATTTTCCGTGCTCTTTAAAAATCGCTTTTTTGTCTTCCGCTGTTAAATGCATATACTTTTCTTCTAATGGACCGCAAAGATAAGGAAATTAATCCCAGAAAATCAACAGTATCATATTTTGCCTGCACGACATTACCGGTAAGTGTTTATTAATAACATTAACACTCTGAATAAAAGCACTTTAATGTAACAAGAAATGTATTTCCGTAGAATGAGTTCCGGTATTTAATTTCCAACCGGTTCAAGCACCTTTGTAGCTGCCATCAGGCCAGCACCCGCATCGAATGTATGCCCTACCGTTTGTAAGGCCATTTCAATCGCGCCAATAGTAGCCAATATATCACCCATATTGGCTGTTCCCATGTGTCCGACCCTGAAATACTCATCCCGGATAGCCTTATGAAGTCCACCGGCAATGATAGCTCCACCTGCACGCACGGCTGGCAGAAAACTACCTCCGGTTACCCCTTCCGGATACCGGATGGCAGACAAG is part of the Flavobacteriales bacterium genome and harbors:
- the rpsO gene encoding 30S ribosomal protein S15, giving the protein MHLTAEDKKAIFKEHGKSEKDTGSSEAQIAMFTTRIDHLTNHLKENKKDYGTQRSLIRLVGKRRDLLDYLKDRDIERYRAIIKKLNIRK